From Ostrinia nubilalis chromosome 25, ilOstNubi1.1, whole genome shotgun sequence, a single genomic window includes:
- the LOC135084300 gene encoding protein transport protein Sec24C, translating to MMNSQYLPPGQNNNAPNNPIGYPPTAQDFNGVQNANMFNQMPQNGPQMGGKPFDQNDMAQKMQTMNINGPGFPPSQMPSGQLPPGANFPPTSNFPMGQLPPGQRPPGQFPPGRPPVSGAPPQMMPPQKQGPPSSQPGPVPTSHPGFMPPPSQTPNQFSQGPPSMQGPPMSQASQQPLGSGQMPPPPQPGLPPQSGPMARQPGPPGPMNPGFQQPGQGPPQGLPPQMGPPSSQPGLPPQPSGPLTSQPGPMPPSSRSGPSNLPPQPESSSDSSRPPFPPQQGQSGPHGQPGQPGFPSQPGLPPQPGMPPQQSMQQPGLPPQPGMPPQPQTGFPSQPGQQAQKPGLNQPGMPPHPGMPPHPGMPPHPGMPSQPGMPSQGLSQPGLPPQPGMQPKPMMQQPGMPPQPGMPPQPGMPPQPGMPPQPGMHQPGLPPQPGMPPHPGMQQPGMPPQPGMQQPGMPPQPGMPPQPGMPPQPGMPPQPGMQQQYQSMPGLPHMPPPLGQQRQYPGMPPVSQQPGFQQGYQQPQSGYPPQPPFPGQQPSYPGQQQPQKRLDPDNMPSPIQVMADDQQNRGGIFVTNEKGLVPPLVTTDFVVDDKGNASPRYIRSSMYSVPVTADLLKQTSMPFCLVLAPMAETVGSELEPPLLDFAALTNSPTMGPVRCCRCKAYMCPNMKFIDAGRHFKCAFCKATTEVPMEYTQYVNSMQQYGRMPAEMALGAYEIVATKEYCRNNTLPNPPAIIFVIDVSYNAVKSGLLQTVCDNISEFIEAMPKDPQTGQTWTRVGFITYSSTVHFYNIKGSLAQPQMFSVGDVQDMFVPLLEGLLVRAEDSGPVLQQLLQQLPALFKDNKETETILLPAVQAGLEALKAADTAGQLLVFHTSLPSLGTAPGRLASREDRKLLGTDKEKTILAPQTTLYNELGQLCSAAGVCVELFVANNAYVDAATIGQLPRLTGGQLHKYTYFTADIDGPRLVADVKRVVSRPTAHDAVMRVRTSTGVRATDFYGHFFMSNTTDVELAAIDADKAIGIEIKHDDKLTAEDGVYIQAALLYTHRSGQRRLRILNLALNVAHQLADVYRSMELDTCVNFLTKQAVWALRDAGPRAVREALSARCARSLAAYRRHCASPSSAGQLVLPESMKLLPLYTSCLLRSDALAGGPDITCDDRSCAMYRALTAGVEQSVVFTYPRLLPLHVLPRERPQPLRASVDKMHDHGVYLLENGVHMLLWVGSAASPEFVRDVFGAASPQHIDTQVAELPELDNPTSQAARALVEEARVKRRNAMRLTLMRQHDKLEAVLRHFLVEDRGVDGSASYVDYLCHVHKEIRAML from the exons ATGATGAATTCGCAATACCTTCCCCCCGGACAAAATAACAATGCACCGAACAACCCCATCGGTTACCCGCCGACGGCACAAGACTTCAACGGAGTTCAGAACGCGAACATGTTCAACCAGATGCCTCAGAATGGGCCACAGATGGGCGGCAAGCCATTCGACCAGAACGACATGGCGCAGAAAATGCAGACAATGAATATCAATGGACCGGGCTTCCCACCTTCGCAGATGCCATCGGGGCAACTCCCTCCTGGAGCAAATTTCCCTCCCACATCCAACTTCCCGATGGGCCAATTACCACCTGGTCAAAGGCCACCGGGCCAGTTCCCTCCAGGCCGACCCCCAGTTAGTGGAGCACCCCCACAGATGATGCCCCCCCAAAAACAAGGCCCTCCGTCCTCTCAACCGGGCCCTGTGCCTACATCGCATCCAGGTTTCATGCCACCACCAAGTCAGACTCCGAACCAGTTTTCGCAAGGGCCTCCGTCGATGCAGGGTCCCCCGATGAGTCAGGCCAGTCAGCAACCTTTGGGTTCCGGGCAGATGCCACCCCCCCCGCAACCAGGTCTTCCGCCGCAGTCCGGGCCGATGGCTCGGCAGCCTGGCCCTCCAGGGCCGATGAACCCGGGCTTTCAACAGCCGGGGCAAGGTCCACCACAAGGTCTTCCACCACAGATGGGTCCCCCGTCGAGTCAGCCGGGGCTCCCCCCGCAGCCTTCCGGCCCATTAACTTCTCAACCGGGGCCCATGCCTCCAAGTTCACGGTCCGGTCCCTCAAACTTGCCTCCTCAGCCAGAATCGAGTTCTGATTCAAGTCGCCCACCCTTTCCCCCACAACAGGGGCAGTCTGGACCTCACGGTCAGCCAGGGCAACCTGGGTTCCCTAGTCAGCCCGGTTTACCTCCACAACCGGGCATGCCTCCTCAGCAAAGTATGCAGCAGCCAGGGCTTCCGCCACAACCTGGGATGCCCCCACAACCACAGACTGGTTTTCCGTCCCAACCCGGTCAGCAGGCTCAGAAACCAGGGTTAAATCAGCCGGGCATGCCTCCTCATCCTGGTATGCCGCCCCACCCGGGTATGCCGCCTCATCCTGGCATGCCGTCACAGCCAGGCATGCCTTCTCAAGGTTTATCTCAACCAGGTCTACCACCACAACCTGGGATGCAACCCAAACCTATGATGCAGCAACCTGGCATGCCTCCACAGCCTGGTATGCCTCCTCAACCCGGAATGCCTCCTCAACCCGGAATGCCTCCTCAACCCGGGATGCACCAGCCCGGTCTTCCACCGCAACCGGGTATGCCGCCGCATCCGGGAATGCAACAACCAGGGATGCCTCCGCAACCAGGAATGCAGCAACCGGGAATGCCACCACAACCTGGAATGCCGCCACAACCAGGGATGCCTCCACAACCAGGAATGCCTCCTCAACCGGGAATGCAGCAGCAATACCAATCGATGCCTGGTCTCCCGCACATGCCACCGCCTCTTGGCCAGCAAAGACAGTATCCTGGGATGCCGCCAGTGAGCCAGCAGCCGGGCTTTCAGCAGGGCTACCAGCAACCTCAGTCGGGATACCCTCCGCAGCCGCCGTTCCCTGGACAACAGCCCAGTTACCCTGGTCAGCAGCAGCCTCAGAAGAGGCTTGACCCTGACAATATGCCTAGTCCG ATCCAAGTAATGGCCGACGACCAACAAAACCGCGGGGGTATCTTCGTAACGAACGAGAAGGGTTTGGTGCCGCCGCTCGTCACCACCGACTTCGTCGTCGACGACAAGGGAAATGCCA GTCCTCGGTACATAAGAAGCTCAATGTACAGCGTGCCAGTGACGGCCGACTTGCTCAAACAGACCTCGATGCCTTTCTGCTTGGTT CTAGCTCCAATGGCTGAAACAGTGGGTTCTGAACTGGAGCCACCACTGTTGGACTTTGCAGCGCTGACCAACTCGCCGACCATGGGCCCTGTGCGTTGCTGTCGCTGCAAGGCTTACATGTGCCCGAACATGAAGTTTATTGACGCCGGCAGACACTTCAAGTGTGCCTTCTGTAAAGCTACTACTGAGG TGCCAATGGAGTACACGCAATACGTGAACAGCATGCAGCAGTATGGACGCATGCCGGCCGAGATGGCGCTGGGCGCTTACGAGATCGTCGCCACCAAGGAGTACTGCCGG AATAACACACTGCCGAACCCGCCGGCGATAATCTTCGTGATCGACGTGTCATACAACGCCGTCAAGAGCGGCCTGCTGCAGACTGTATGCGACAACATCTCAGAGTTCATCGAG GCTATGCCCAAAGACCCTCAGACAGGACAAACGTGGACAAGAGTGGGATTCATCACTTACAGCTCAACCGTGCATTTCTATAACATTAAG GGTTCCTTAGCGCAACCACAGATGTTCTCCGTGGGCGACGTCCAAGACATGTTCGTGCCTCTACTGGAAGGACTGCTGGTGCGCGCTGAAGACAGCGGGCCCGTGCTGCAACAGCTGCTGCAGCAGCTGCCCGCGCTGTTCAAGGACAATAAGGAGACGGAGACAATACTGCTGCCAGCTGTACAG GCAGGACTAGAAGCCCTGAAGGCAGCGGACACAGCAGGCCAGCTGCTTGTGTTCCACACGTCGCTGCCGTCGCTGGGCACGGCGCCCGGCCGCCTGGCCAGCCGCGAGGACCGCAAGCTGCTCGGCACCGACAAGGAGAAGACCATCCTGG CTCCTCAGACAACTCTATACAACGAGCTGGGCCAGCTGTGCTCGGCGGCAGGTGTGTGCGTGGAGTTATTCGTGGCCAACAACGCGTACGTGGACGCCGCCACCATCGGCCAGCTGCCGCGCCTCACTGGCGGACAGCTGCACAAGTATACCTACTTCACG GCGGACATCGACGGCCCGCGCCTTGTAGCGGACGTAAAACGCGTAGTATCGCGGCCCACTGCACACGATGCTGTTATGCGCGTGCGTACGTCAACCGGCGTGCGCGCCACAGACTTCTACGGGCACTTCTTCATGTCTAACACCACGGATGTGGAGCTTGCTGCTATTG ATGCGGACAAAGCGATCGGCATCGAGATCAAGCACGACGACAAGTTAACAGCAGAAGACGGCGTCTACATCCAGGCAGCCTTACTCTACACGCACCGCTCCGGCCAGCGGCGCCTGCGCATTCTCAACCTGGCGCTGAACGTGGCGCACCAGCTGGCCGACGTCTACCGAAGCATGGAGCTCGACACCTGCGTCAACTTCCTCACGAAGCAAG CCGTATGGGCGCTTCGAGACGCCGGCCCGCGCGCGGTCCGCGAAGCCCTATCAGCTCGCTGCGCCCGCTCACTAGCGGCCTACAGACGGCACTGCGCATCGCCGTCGTCGGCGGGCCAGCTCGTGCTGCCCGAGTCGATGAAGCTGCTGCCGTTGTACACCAGCTGTTTGTTGCGGTCTGACGCGCTCGCGGGAG GTCCGGACATAACGTGCGACGACCGCTCGTGCGCCATGTACCGCGCGCTGACGGCGGGCGTGGAGCAGTCGGTGGTGTTCACGTACCCGCGCCTGCTGCCGCTGCACGTGCTGCCGCGCGAGCGCCCGCAGCCGCTGCGGGCCTCCGTCGACAAGATGCACGACCACGGCGTCTACCTGCTCG AGAACGGCGTGCACATGCTCCTCTGGGTAGGCTCGGCCGCCTCGCCGGAGTTCGTCCGCGACGTGTTCGGCGCCGCCTCGCCGCAACACATCGACACACAAGTGGCCGAACTGCCGGAACTTGACAACCCTACGAGccaggcggcgcgcgcgctggtTGAAGAAGCTAGAGTGAAGCGACGCAATGCTATGAGG CTAACCCTAATGCGACAACACGACAAACTAGAAGCGGTCCTACGACACTTCCTTGTGGAGGACCGCGGCGTGGACGGCAGCGCGTCCTACGTGGACTACCTCTGCCACGTGCACAAGGAGATCCGGGCGATGCTATAG
- the LOC135084249 gene encoding uncharacterized protein LOC135084249, which translates to MELDTCVNFLTKQGEPCVCSIRQVFAWHPPRGHQLADVYRSMELDTCVNFLTKQGEPCVCSIRQVFAWHPPRGHQLADVYRSMELDTCVNFLTKQGEPCVCSIRQVFAWHPPRGHQLADVYRSMELDTCVNFLTKQAVWALRDAGSHAVREALSAC; encoded by the exons ATGGAGCTCGACACCTGCGTCAACTTCCTCACGAAGCAAGGTGAGCCTTGTGTCTGCAGCATAAGGCAGGTGTTCGCCTGGCATCCTCCACGTGGCCACCAGCTGGCCGACGTCTACCGCAGCATGGAGCTCGACACCTGCGTCAACTTCCTCACGAAGCAAGGTGAGCCTTGTGTCTGCAGCATAAGGCAGGTGTTCGCCTGGCATCCTCCACGTGGCCACCAGCTGGCCGACGTCTACCGCAGCATGGAGCTCGACACCTGCGTCAACTTCCTCACGAAGCAAGGTGAGCCTTGTGTCTGCAGCATAAGGCAGGTGTTCGCCTGGCATCCTCCACGTGGCCACCAGCTGGCCGACGTCTACCGCAGCATGGAGCTCGACACCTGCGTCAACTTCCTCACGAAGCAAG CTGTATGGGCCCTCCGAGACGCCGGCTCTCATGCAGTCCGCGAAGCCCTATCAGCCTGCTAA